A single window of Macaca mulatta isolate MMU2019108-1 chromosome 17, T2T-MMU8v2.0, whole genome shotgun sequence DNA harbors:
- the LOC144336173 gene encoding uncharacterized protein LOC144336173, producing the protein MAADSSGLPALGRNAISNLSRDWTPGAFPARCVFPGGPSKLATPRAVDCSGIWSLRCGWRGTGAGEVEQVPPGAESWAVQPPLCSLVGPARNPHHRSRVSWPQESAPCPPRRGGGCLGVPGAASPAERPSTCALASFPASFRTQTI; encoded by the coding sequence ATGGCCGCGGATTCCTCTGGATTGCCGGCGCTGGGCAGGAACGCCATCTCTAATCTCTCCCGAGACTGGACGCCCGGCGCCTTCCCCGCGCGTTGTGTCTTTCCGGGCGGTCCCTCGAAGCTGGCTACCCCGCGGGCTGTTGACTGCAGTGGGATCTGGTCACTCAGATGCGGATGGAGGGGTACGGGAGCCGGAGAGGTGGAACAGGTCCCTCCGGGTGCGGAGAGCTGGGCCGTCCAGCCGCCTCTTTGTTCCCTCGTGGGTCCCGCGCGGAATCCCCACCACCGGAGCCGAGTGTCGTGGCCCCAGGAGTCAGCACCCTGCCCTCCCCgccgtggtggcgggtgtctgggGGTCCCCGGCGCGGCGAGCCCGGCGGAGCGACCCAGCACTTGTGCCCTGGCGAGCTTCCCGGCGAGCTTCCGTACTCAGaccatttaa